GATTTCGGCGTACGTGTCTTGGGCATCCCGCACTTCTAACGCGGGAATCGACATTCGGCTCGCGGGAACTCGGGCCGTGACCCCTAGGCGGTCACGGCCTTCTTGGCGGCGGGCTTCTTCGCCGCGGTTTTCTTGGCGGGCGCCTTCTTCGCGGCCGCGGGCTTGGCGGGGGCCTTGGCGCGGGCCGGCTTCTTCTTGCCGCCGCCCTTGGCTTCGCGCTCGGCGATCAACGCCACGGCCTCTTCCATCGTGAGGTCCTGCGGCTCCTTGCCCTTGGGTACGTTGGCGTTGGTCGAGCCGTGCTTGATGTAGGGGCCATAGCGGCCCGACAGGATCTTCACCGGCGCCCCGTCGGTGGGGTGGGGGCCGAGATCCTTCAGCGCCGCGGACTCACCGCGTCCGGGGCGTCCGCCCCCGGCACGCTTTTCGGCCAGCAGGGTGACGGCGCGGTTCAGGCCGACCTCAAACACTTCGTCGACGCCCGGCAGGTTGGCGTAGGTGCCGTTGTGCAGGACAAAGGGCCCGAACCGGCCGATGCCGGCGGTGATCATGCCGCCGTCCTCGGGGTGGGCGCCGACCTCGCGGGGCAGCCGCAGCAGCCGCAGTCCCTTTTCCAGATCCATGGCCGCCGCCGACCAACCCTTTGGCAGGCTGGAGCGCTTGGGCTTGTCGGCCTCGCCCAGTTGCACATAGGGGCCGAAGCGGCCGGCCTTCAGGAACACCGTCTCGCCCGTCACGGGGTCGACACCCAGTTCGCGGTCGCCGCTCTCGGCGGCGTTGTCGTCGCTGGTCTGGGCGATCGGGCGGGTGTGGCGGCATTCGGGATAGTTCGAACAGCCGATGAAGGCCCCGAACTTGCCGGTCTTCAGCGACAGCCGGCCGGTGCCGCAGGTGGGGCAGCCGCGCGGATCGGAGCCGTCGGCCTTTTCCGGGAAGATGTGCGGGCCGAGCGCCTCGTTGAGCGCGTCCAGCACGTGGGTGACGCGCAGTTCGGCGATTTCGCCGACCGCGGCGTGGAAAGACTCCCAGAACTCCCTCAGCAAGGCTTTCCAGTTGAGCTCGCCGGCCGAGACCAGGTCGAGCTTCTCCTCGAGGGCGGCGGTGAAGTCGTACTCCACGTAGCGGGCGAAGAACTGCTCCAGGAAGGCGGTGACCAGCCGTCCCTTGTCTTCGGGCACGAACCGGTTCTTGTCCATGCGGACGTATTCGCGGTCGCGCAGCACGGTCAGGACCGAGGCGTAGGTCGAGGGCCGGCCGATGCCGAGCTCCTCCATCTTCTTCACCAGGCTGGCTTCCGAATAGCGCGGCGGCGGCTCGGTGAAGTGCTGGTCAGCGCGGGCGTCGACCACCTTGGCGTCGGCGCCTTCGCGGACCTGGGGCAGGCGACCGCCTTCCTCGTCATCCGCGTCGTCGCGGCCTTCCTCGTAGACGGCGAGATAACCGTCGAACAACACCACCTGGCCGGTGGCGCGCAGGCCGGTCTTCCCGTCGGCGCTCTCCAGATCGATGCTGGTCCGCTCGATACGGGCGGCCTCCATCTGGGAGGCGATCATCCGCTTCCAGATCAGCTCATAGAGCCGCCCGAGGTCGCTCTCCAGGCGCAGGGAGCCGGGGTTGCGGGCCAGCGCCGTAGGGCGGATGGCTTCGTGGGCCTCCTGGGCGTTCTTGGCCTTGGTCTTGTAGATCCGCGCGCTCTCGGGGACGTATTCCTTGCCGTAGAGGCCGCCGATCACCTGGCGGGCCTCGTCGATGGCCTCGGGTGCGCTCTGGATGCCGTCGGTCCGCATATAGGTGATGAGACCCACGGTCTCGCCGCCGATATCGATGCCCTCGTACAGCTTCTGGGCCGCCTGCATGGTGCGCTGGGCGGAGAAGCCGAGCTTGCGCGAGGCCTCCTGCTGCAGGGTCGAGGTGGTGAAGGGCGGGGCGGGTGAGCGCCGGCCGGGCTTCTTCTCGACCGCGGCGATCTTGAAGGTCGCGGCCTTCACCGCCGCCTGGGCGGCGTGGGCCGAGGCCTCGTCGCCAAGATCGAACTTGGTCAGCCGCTTGCCGTCGTGCTTGACCAGTCGGGCCAGGAACGGATCGCTTCCGGAGGAGACGTCGGCCTCGACGGTCCAGTATTCCTGGGTCTTGAAGCGCTCGATCTCGATCTCGCGATCGACCACCAGGCGCAGGGCCACCGACTGGACGCGGCCGGCCGAGCGCGAGCCCGGCAGCTTGCGCCACAGGACGGGCGAAAGGGTGAAGCCCACCAGATAGTCCAGGGCGCGGCGGGCCAGGTAGGCGTCCACCAGTTCCATGTCGATATCGCGGGGGTTCTTCATCGCCTCGGTCACCGCGGTCTTGGTGATGGCGTTGAAGACGACGCGCTCGACCTTGGCGTCCTTGAGGACCTTCTTCTTCCGAAGCACCTCCAGAACGTGCCAGGAGATGGCTTCTCCCTCACGGTCGGGGTCGGTGGCCAGGATGATGCGTTCAGCGCCCTTGGCGGCCTCGGCAATGTCACTGAGGCGCTTGGCGGACTTGGCGTCCACGTCCCAGAGCATGGCGAAGTCCTCGTCGGGCTTCACCGATCCGTCCTTGGCTGGAAGGTCGCGCACGTGTCCGTACGAGGCCAGCACGATATAGCCGGACCCAAGGTATTTATTGATGGTCTTTGCCTTGGCGGGGCTTTCGACGACGACGAGGTTCATGGGCGCTCTATATAGGCGTCCCGGGCGGAAGGCCCGAAATTCAAGGGCGCGAAAGGTGGGCGAGGCGCCTATGCCCTGTCAACGGGGGTCGCGCGATCATCAATATGTGCAATTAGAGGTTGGCGAACAACCTCCGCGCGCAATTGCAACGAGAATCTGATACCGGCGTTTTCCAGCACAATGGAACCGTGGAACCGCAACGCTTCGCCGCAGGCCTCCGCGACCTTTATCGAAGAGGTCCTGAACCAACTCGCCGAACTGGCGGCCTTGAAGGGTTACCGGGCGCTCGCCTCCACCCTGATGATGGCCGCCCTCGATGCCGCCCGAGCCGCCGCCGGTCCGCCGGATCAAGCGATCGATCGCGCGTCCGACAAGACCCGAGACAAGGCTTCGGATCACTAAAGGCTCGAGACCAGCCCCCCGGCAGTGAGGTCCGCGCGGCCGGCCAGGGCGAGTTCCACCAGGGCGGCCAGCACGATGGCCGCCGGCGCGCCCGCGGCGCGGATCAGCTCGTCCCGCGAGACCGGTGTCGGCGACAACAGGGCCGCGACCCGTTCGCGCACGGCCGCCACCTCGGCGTCGGGCCTCGGCGGAGGCGCCGGTTCGAAGGCGCGATCCGGAGCGCGGAAGCCGCCGAAACCCTCCAGGGCGCGCAGCACGTCGTCGACGCCTTCGCACAGGGCCGCGCCTTGCCGGATCAGGTCGTTCGTCCCCTTGGCGCGAGGATCCAGCGGCGAGCCGGGCACCGCCAGGACCTCGCGGCCCTGCTCGGCGGCGAGGCGTGCGGTGATCAGCGAGCCCGAGCGAAGTTCGGCCTCCACCACCACCACCGCCTGGCTGAGGCCGGAGATCAGCCGGTTGCGGCGGGGGAAGTCCTTGGCCGTGGCGGTGCGGCCGGGCGCGCTCTCCGAGACTACGCAGCCCTGCTCGACGATGCGCTCGTACAGGTCCCGGTGCTCCCGCGGATAGATGTCGTCGATCCCGCCGCCCAGGACGGCGACGGTTCCGGTGGCGAGAGAGCCCTCGTGCGCCGCGCCGTCCACCCCGCGCGCCATGCCCGAGACGACGATCAATCCCGCCGCGCCCAGGTCGGCGGCCAAGCCGCGGGCGAACCTCTGGCCGCCGGCCGAGGCGACGCGCGCGCCGACGATCGCCACGGCCGGCCGCGACAGCAGGCGGGGCTCGCCGCGCGCCCAGATCACCGGCGGCGGGGGATCGAGGGCCGCCAGGGGCGCCGGGAAATCGGCCTCGCACGCGGCGATCAGCCGCGCGCCCAGGGCGGCTCCGGCCTCCAGTTCGGCCTCGATCTCGGAGAGGGCGGGGATGTCGAGCGGCGAAACCCGTCCGCCGCGCCGCGCCAGGTCGGGCAGGGCGGCGAGCGCCAGCGACGCTTCGCCATAGCGGCCGAGGAGCTGCTGGAACGTGACGGGCCCGACGTTCTCCGTGCGCGCCAGCCGCAGCCAGTCGCGGCGCCCGGCCTGCGTCAGCGCCGCGATCACGCGGCCTCTTTGTCTTTCTTGCCGCCGATCCTGGGCTCCTGGCCCTTCAGCAGCCGGGAGATGTTGTCCTTGTGGCGGATGTAGATCAGCACCGCCATGAACAGGGCCATGGCCGCGATCGGATAGGGCCGGTCGAAGACCAGGACCACATAGAGCGGCGCGAGCGCCGCGGCGGTCAGGGCCGCCAGGGACGACATCCGGAACAGCAGGGCCATGGCGATCCAGGTGGCGCCCGCCGCCAGCCCTACCGGCCAGGCCGCCGCCAGCAGGGTGCCGAAGAAGGTCGCCACGCCCTTGCCGCCCTTGAACTTCAGCCAGACGGGGAACAGGTGGCCCAGGAAGGCCGCGCTGGCGGCGATGGCGGTCAGGGTCGCCTGGGCGTCCACGCCCTTGTCGCGGGTGGCCAGCCAGGCCAGCAGCACGGCCACCGCGCCCTTGCCGCCGTCGCCCAGCAGGGTCAGCGCCGCCAGATCCTTGCGGCCCGTGCGCAGCACATTGGTCGCCCCGATGTTGCCCGAGCCGATGTTGCGGATGTCGCCCTGGCCGCCCAGCTTGGCGGCGATCAGGCCGAAGGGGATCGAGCCCAGCAGATAGCCGCCCACGACGGCGGCCGCGATCAGGATGGGGCTGAGGGACTCAGGCATCGGCGTTTCCTCGTAACGGCCCAGTGGTAGCCGCGCCCGCGCGGAACGTCATCCGTTCGCGCCCAAGGCCAAGCTTGGCGCAACCTGGCCGTGTTCGTCAATTGTTCTTCGCGGGCCCTTTGACAGTCGAGATTGGGTCCGCCTTATTGGTGCTTGGTCGTAAAAGGCGGCTCGTGAGCGAGCTAACCTTCGAGGTGCATTGGTGGTTTTCGCTGCGATTGCGCTTGGCGTTCTGCTCGGCACGGGTCTGCTGGGCTGGTTGATTCGCGTCCACACTCGACACCGTGCCCCGCGGTTCAAGGGCGCAGTCGCAATCGTAAATGTCGCGACGGGCGTGGCTGCAATTCTTGTCCTGCTACCCGGCTTCGTCGTGGGCGGTAACTTTGGCGGAGCAATCGCCGCCGGCGCCGCCGAAGCGATGGGCTGGAGCATGCTGTTTGTGGTGCCCCTGGGGATCGCCCTCGGCGTCACGATTGGGATTACGCTGCCGGTGCTTGCGGTCTTTGTCTTGCTTAGGCTGGTTCTGCTAGTGAGCGACCGCGCTCAGGCCCGGTAGACAACCCGCCCGTCGACAAGGGTCATCATCACCTCGCCCTGCAGCCTGCGCCCATCGAACGGTGAGTTGCGCGACTTGGACTTCAGCTTTTCCAGGTCGATGACAATGGGGGCGTTGAGGTCGCAGAGCACCAGGTCGGCGGGCGCGCCCTTGGCCAGGCGGCCGGCGGCGAGGCCCAACAGGTCGGCCGGGCGGCTGGTCACCGTACGCATCAGGTCGATCAGCGGGATGCGGCCTTCGTGGTGGAAGGCCAGCAGGGCGGCCAGCAGGGTTTGCAGGCCCACCGCGCCGGGGGCGGCCTCGTCATAGGGCAGGCGCTTGTCCTCGGCGGGAGCCGGGGCGTGGGCGGAGACCACGATGTCGATCAGGCCGCTCGCCAGGGCCTCGATGGTCGCCTGGCGGTCGTCCTCGCCGCGCACTGGCGGATCGAACTTCAGGAAGGTGCGGTAGTCGCCGATATCGATCTCGTTGAACGACAGGTGGTTGATCGAGGTGGTGGCGGTGACCGGCAGGCCCTTGGCCTTGCCCCGCGCCAGGCTCTCCAGGGCGCAGGCGGTGGTGACCTGGTCGACCAGCAGGCGCGCCCCGGTCAGCTCCACCAGGGCCATGTCCCGCTCCAGCATGATCTTCTCGGCGATCGGCGGGACACTGGGCAGGCCCATGCGGCCGGCGAACTCGCCCTCGGTGGCCGCCGAGCCCTTGGCCAGCCACGGGTCGGAAGGCCGGTGGGCGACCAGGACATTGAAACTCTTGGCGTAGGCCAGCACCCGGCGCAGCACCTTGGAATCGACGATGGGCCGATCGGCGTCGGTGACATAGACGCAGCCGGCCTCGGCCATCAGCCCGATCTCCGCCATCCGCTCGCCGCGGCAGCCCTTGGTGGCGGCGCCGGCCGGGTAGACGTGGACCAATTCGATGTCGCGCGAGCGGCGCAGGATGAAGTCGACCACGGAGGCCTCGTCCACCACCGGATCGGTGTCGGGCTGCAGGACGATGGAAGTCACGCCGCCGGCCGCCGCGGCGAGCGCGGCCGATTTCAGGGTCTCCTTGGTCTCCGCGCCCGGTTCACCGGTCTTGACCCTCAGGTCGACCAGGCCGGGGGCCAGCATGGCGCCGCCCGCGTCGATGACCTCGATGTCGGCGGACAGGGATCCCAGGTCGCCGCCCTGGACGACGTCGGCGATCTTGCCGTCGCGGACCAGCAGGGCGCCGGGGCCGTCCCAGCCGCTGGCAGGGTCGACCAGGCGGGTGTTGACGAAGGCGGTCGGGCGCTGGGTCATAGTTCGGGCCGTCCGATCCATTTCTCGACCACCGGGGGAACATAGGCGTCGAGCGCATCCAGCATCGGACCAGCGTCCTCGCGGAAGATGATCATGTCGCGGTGGGGCGCCTGCAGGAACGCCTCGCCCACCGCGTGGTCGACGAAATTGCGCAGGGCGTTGAAGTAGCCGAGCGCGTTGAGAAATCCCGCCGGCTTGGCGTGGAAGCCGAGCTGGCCCCAGGTCCAGATCTCGAAGATCTCCTCCAGGGTGCCGACTCCGCCGGGCAGGGCGATGAAGCCGTCGGCCAGCTCGGCCATCCGCGCCTTGCGTTCGTGCATGGAGGCGACGATCTCCAGCCGCGACAGGCCGTTGTGGGCGATCTCCTTGTCGGCCAGCGCCGCGGGCATGACGCCCACCACCTCGCCGCCGGCGTCCAGGGCGGCGTCGGCCAGCGCGCCCATCAACCCGACCTTGGCGCCGCCATAGACCAAGCGGTGGCCGCGGTTGGCGATCGCCCGGCCGAGGGCCTCGGCGGCGACGCGATAGGCCGGGTCCCCGCCGGGGCTCGACCCGCAGAAGACGCAGACGGAGGCGATCTTGCCCATCAGTCGTTGTGCAGTCGCGCGGCCAACGAGGTGAGGACCGCCATGCGCGCGGCCACGCCCATCTCCACCTGGTCCTGGATCAGCGAGACGGCCAAGTCGTCGGCCACGTCGGAATCGATCTCTACGCCGCGGTTCATCGGGCCGGGATGCATGACCCGCACGCCGGGCGAGGCATAGGCCAGCTTCTCGCGGTCCAGGCCGTAGAAGCGGAAATATTCGCGCTGCGACGGCGCCAGCACCCCGTCCATCCGCTCGAGCTGCAGGCGCAGCATCATGACCACGTCGCAGTCGGCGATGCCGGTGCGCATGTCGTGGTGGACCGCGACGCCCCAACGGTCGGCCTCGGCGGGCATCAGGGTCGGCGGACCCACCAGACGCACCTCGGCGCCCATCATCTGCAGCAGGCCGACATTGGAGCGGGCCACGCGGCTGTGCAGGACGTCGCCGCAGATCGCCACCCGCAGACCCGCGATCCGCCCGAAGGCGCGGCGCATGGACAGCGCGTCCAGCAGGGCCTGGGTCGGATGCTCATGCTGGCCGTCGCCCGCATTGATCACCGAGCAGGTGACCTTCTGCGCCAGCAGGGAGGCCGCGCCGGACGAGGCGTGGCGCACCACCAGCAGGTCGGGCTGCATGGCGTTCAGGGTGACGGCGGTGTCGATCAGGGTCTCGCCCTTGGAGATCGAGGACGAGCGCGGGCTCATATTGACCACGTCGGCGCCCAGCCGCTTGCCGGCCAGCTCGAAGGAGCTCTGGGTCCGGGTCGAGTTCTCGAAGAATAGGTTCATCAGAGTCCGACCCTTGAGCAGGTCGAGCTTTTTCGAGGTCTGGCGGTTGAGGGCCACGAAACTGTCGGCGAGATCCAGCAGCCCCGCGACTTCCACGGGGTTCAGATCCACCACGGACAGGAAATGCCGCTTGGGGAAGGGGAAGGTCCGACCAAGGACCTCGTTCAGACCGGTTAGGGCGGCGCTCATTAAAGTCGCGTCTTAGGCGGCTTATGCGGGGGCGCCAAGCGGCGTCGTCATTGCTCCACAGATCGCAGGCGCTCCAAGGCGCCTTGCAGGATCCAACCCGCCGCCATCTTGTCGACCAGCTCGGCGCGGCGAGCGCGGTTGATGTCGGCCTCGTCGATCAGGAAGCGGTTGACGGCCATGGTCGACATCCGCTCGTCCCAGAAGGCGATGACGAGCTCAGGCCGCAGCCGCAGCAGGTTGCGGGCGAAGGCGCGGTTGGACTGGCAGCGGACGCCTTCCGTCCCATCCATGTTGACCGGCAGGCCGATGACGATCCCTGCCACCTCGCGGCCGTCCATCACCTTGAACAGCGC
This genomic stretch from Phenylobacterium sp. LH3H17 harbors:
- the topA gene encoding type I DNA topoisomerase, whose translation is MNLVVVESPAKAKTINKYLGSGYIVLASYGHVRDLPAKDGSVKPDEDFAMLWDVDAKSAKRLSDIAEAAKGAERIILATDPDREGEAISWHVLEVLRKKKVLKDAKVERVVFNAITKTAVTEAMKNPRDIDMELVDAYLARRALDYLVGFTLSPVLWRKLPGSRSAGRVQSVALRLVVDREIEIERFKTQEYWTVEADVSSGSDPFLARLVKHDGKRLTKFDLGDEASAHAAQAAVKAATFKIAAVEKKPGRRSPAPPFTTSTLQQEASRKLGFSAQRTMQAAQKLYEGIDIGGETVGLITYMRTDGIQSAPEAIDEARQVIGGLYGKEYVPESARIYKTKAKNAQEAHEAIRPTALARNPGSLRLESDLGRLYELIWKRMIASQMEAARIERTSIDLESADGKTGLRATGQVVLFDGYLAVYEEGRDDADDEEGGRLPQVREGADAKVVDARADQHFTEPPPRYSEASLVKKMEELGIGRPSTYASVLTVLRDREYVRMDKNRFVPEDKGRLVTAFLEQFFARYVEYDFTAALEEKLDLVSAGELNWKALLREFWESFHAAVGEIAELRVTHVLDALNEALGPHIFPEKADGSDPRGCPTCGTGRLSLKTGKFGAFIGCSNYPECRHTRPIAQTSDDNAAESGDRELGVDPVTGETVFLKAGRFGPYVQLGEADKPKRSSLPKGWSAAAMDLEKGLRLLRLPREVGAHPEDGGMITAGIGRFGPFVLHNGTYANLPGVDEVFEVGLNRAVTLLAEKRAGGGRPGRGESAALKDLGPHPTDGAPVKILSGRYGPYIKHGSTNANVPKGKEPQDLTMEEAVALIAEREAKGGGKKKPARAKAPAKPAAAKKAPAKKTAAKKPAAKKAVTA
- the dprA gene encoding DNA-processing protein DprA, which translates into the protein MIAALTQAGRRDWLRLARTENVGPVTFQQLLGRYGEASLALAALPDLARRGGRVSPLDIPALSEIEAELEAGAALGARLIAACEADFPAPLAALDPPPPVIWARGEPRLLSRPAVAIVGARVASAGGQRFARGLAADLGAAGLIVVSGMARGVDGAAHEGSLATGTVAVLGGGIDDIYPREHRDLYERIVEQGCVVSESAPGRTATAKDFPRRNRLISGLSQAVVVVEAELRSGSLITARLAAEQGREVLAVPGSPLDPRAKGTNDLIRQGAALCEGVDDVLRALEGFGGFRAPDRAFEPAPPPRPDAEVAAVRERVAALLSPTPVSRDELIRAAGAPAAIVLAALVELALAGRADLTAGGLVSSL
- the plsY gene encoding glycerol-3-phosphate 1-O-acyltransferase PlsY, giving the protein MPESLSPILIAAAVVGGYLLGSIPFGLIAAKLGGQGDIRNIGSGNIGATNVLRTGRKDLAALTLLGDGGKGAVAVLLAWLATRDKGVDAQATLTAIAASAAFLGHLFPVWLKFKGGKGVATFFGTLLAAAWPVGLAAGATWIAMALLFRMSSLAALTAAALAPLYVVLVFDRPYPIAAMALFMAVLIYIRHKDNISRLLKGQEPRIGGKKDKEAA
- the pyrC gene encoding dihydroorotase, with the translated sequence MTQRPTAFVNTRLVDPASGWDGPGALLVRDGKIADVVQGGDLGSLSADIEVIDAGGAMLAPGLVDLRVKTGEPGAETKETLKSAALAAAAGGVTSIVLQPDTDPVVDEASVVDFILRRSRDIELVHVYPAGAATKGCRGERMAEIGLMAEAGCVYVTDADRPIVDSKVLRRVLAYAKSFNVLVAHRPSDPWLAKGSAATEGEFAGRMGLPSVPPIAEKIMLERDMALVELTGARLLVDQVTTACALESLARGKAKGLPVTATTSINHLSFNEIDIGDYRTFLKFDPPVRGEDDRQATIEALASGLIDIVVSAHAPAPAEDKRLPYDEAAPGAVGLQTLLAALLAFHHEGRIPLIDLMRTVTSRPADLLGLAAGRLAKGAPADLVLCDLNAPIVIDLEKLKSKSRNSPFDGRRLQGEVMMTLVDGRVVYRA
- a CDS encoding TIGR00730 family Rossman fold protein; amino-acid sequence: MGKIASVCVFCGSSPGGDPAYRVAAEALGRAIANRGHRLVYGGAKVGLMGALADAALDAGGEVVGVMPAALADKEIAHNGLSRLEIVASMHERKARMAELADGFIALPGGVGTLEEIFEIWTWGQLGFHAKPAGFLNALGYFNALRNFVDHAVGEAFLQAPHRDMIIFREDAGPMLDALDAYVPPVVEKWIGRPEL
- a CDS encoding aspartate carbamoyltransferase catalytic subunit, which produces MSAALTGLNEVLGRTFPFPKRHFLSVVDLNPVEVAGLLDLADSFVALNRQTSKKLDLLKGRTLMNLFFENSTRTQSSFELAGKRLGADVVNMSPRSSSISKGETLIDTAVTLNAMQPDLLVVRHASSGAASLLAQKVTCSVINAGDGQHEHPTQALLDALSMRRAFGRIAGLRVAICGDVLHSRVARSNVGLLQMMGAEVRLVGPPTLMPAEADRWGVAVHHDMRTGIADCDVVMMLRLQLERMDGVLAPSQREYFRFYGLDREKLAYASPGVRVMHPGPMNRGVEIDSDVADDLAVSLIQDQVEMGVAARMAVLTSLAARLHND
- the ruvX gene encoding Holliday junction resolvase RuvX, which produces MAVVDLTELPALLPRYGALVGLDLGEKTVGVAVSDPTRTVASPLTLIRKSKFTDDAKALFKVMDGREVAGIVIGLPVNMDGTEGVRCQSNRAFARNLLRLRPELVIAFWDERMSTMAVNRFLIDEADINRARRAELVDKMAAGWILQGALERLRSVEQ